The following are encoded in a window of Mycobacteroides chelonae CCUG 47445 genomic DNA:
- the mca gene encoding mycothiol conjugate amidase Mca, which translates to MRLMAVHAHPDDESSRGAATLAKYAAEGHEVLVVTATGGERGDILNPAMNLPGNHENLSDVRREEMALAAKTLGVEHHWLGFMDSGLQLDPSLLPGDGFARVPLAESVPRLVEVIRRFRPDVMITYNECGGYPHPDHIRCHQLAVAAYEACEEVRKLYYFHEIVRVTPAMVKLAGRVERIISRRRSDAAPKDPRVGDVAVPGWVRRVSSVTRRLRGRRVTTEVSCAEYFPVRDKALRAHASQVDPSGPFFLVPWTWRQQLWPTEKFELAHTRVSTSAPETDLFAGL; encoded by the coding sequence ATGCGGTTGATGGCGGTGCACGCCCACCCCGACGACGAGTCGAGCCGAGGCGCGGCCACTCTGGCCAAGTACGCGGCCGAGGGGCACGAGGTGCTGGTCGTGACGGCCACCGGTGGCGAGCGCGGCGACATTCTCAACCCGGCGATGAACCTGCCGGGTAACCACGAGAACCTGTCGGATGTGCGTCGTGAGGAAATGGCGCTCGCGGCAAAAACCCTTGGTGTTGAACATCACTGGCTGGGCTTCATGGACTCGGGCCTGCAACTCGACCCGAGTCTGTTACCCGGGGACGGATTCGCCCGGGTGCCACTGGCCGAATCGGTGCCCCGCCTTGTCGAGGTGATCAGGCGCTTCCGGCCGGACGTGATGATCACCTACAACGAGTGCGGCGGCTACCCGCACCCCGACCACATTCGCTGTCACCAGCTCGCCGTCGCCGCCTATGAGGCGTGTGAAGAGGTGCGCAAGCTCTACTACTTCCACGAGATCGTCCGGGTGACACCGGCAATGGTGAAGCTCGCGGGACGAGTGGAGCGGATTATCAGCCGACGCAGATCTGATGCAGCGCCCAAGGATCCCCGAGTGGGAGATGTCGCGGTCCCCGGTTGGGTGCGGCGCGTGAGCTCGGTGACCAGACGGCTGCGAGGGCGCCGGGTAACCACCGAAGTCTCCTGCGCCGAATACTTCCCCGTACGCGATAAGGCCCTAAGGGCGCACGCATCGCAAGTCGATCCCAGCGGACCGTTCTTCCTGGTGCCCTGGACCTGGCGGCAACAGTTATGGCCGACGGAGAAATTCGAGCTCGCGCACACCCGCGTCTCGACGAGCGCGCCCGAGACCGACCTCTTCGCCGGCCTGTAA
- a CDS encoding SRPBCC family protein, with protein sequence MRFDAVPIPVDGVEEFFATAPFVTRVRRTFDAPPEDVWRVVSGDRMWSWLPSVWGCRYPQDITPTAGTVRDFQMYIHSWMVFAQHEQIIHFDAPRVMRYTALDATLPVFGSWCEEYRVVPESDPGKATVDWTLACAPRYLTNIPGSHIAIRPVAAILKPIFWFGLGGLARELPVRGPQRTG encoded by the coding sequence ATGCGGTTTGACGCAGTCCCCATCCCGGTCGACGGGGTCGAGGAGTTCTTCGCCACCGCGCCGTTCGTGACCCGGGTACGGCGCACTTTCGACGCGCCACCCGAGGACGTATGGAGGGTGGTGTCGGGCGACCGGATGTGGTCGTGGCTGCCGTCTGTCTGGGGCTGCCGGTATCCGCAGGACATCACACCAACCGCCGGCACCGTGCGGGACTTTCAGATGTACATCCACTCCTGGATGGTGTTCGCCCAACACGAGCAGATCATTCACTTCGACGCCCCCCGCGTCATGCGATACACGGCGCTGGACGCCACCTTGCCGGTGTTCGGGTCGTGGTGCGAGGAGTATCGCGTGGTTCCCGAGTCCGATCCCGGCAAGGCCACCGTCGACTGGACACTGGCCTGTGCGCCGAGGTACCTCACGAACATTCCGGGATCGCATATCGCGATTCGCCCAGTTGCCGCGATCCTCAAGCCCATCTTCTGGTTCGGCCTGGGCGGGCTCGCCCGTGAGCTGCCGGTGCGCGGCCCACAGCGCACCGGCTGA
- a CDS encoding flavin-containing monooxygenase, whose translation MGLHDEPDYEVAIIGAGLGGICAAIKLLEMGIEDFVIIDRDEDFGGTWLRNTYPGVGADIPTVAYQFTFAPKGDWQRFFATGAEIQQYALDLVVEHGLRAHARFGTCVEREAFDEESHLWQVHTADGEVISSRFLISAIGAYINPRTAPDIPGLDTFAGAIQVPSRWQHDVDMRGKRVGIVGVGSSTVQIAPAIAGEVEHLDVYQRTPQWYFPKPDFRMPRPLQRLLAGRRFANTVNGIALAGIELGLRVLIYTPKPLFRVGAAIFDKVALWAYRGWLRHKVNDPEVREQLRPRFGAGCTRGTLGADYLPTFNRPNVTLVSNGIERITPTGIVDKAGVERPVDILVLATGYEMFSDPETYRVGTVLGTKGFDLAEFYRDNGLQAYQSTSVPGLPNRFMLVGPYSWTGTSFHYILENSMRHIGAVIQLARAKRATWVEVTQEALDDFQTSIARSGANLNRYFTVNCAGSNSYFINSQGDTPYVRPWTVLQSYRRSVQFPSGAYEFRRINSPVKEIEHAV comes from the coding sequence ATGGGTCTGCATGACGAACCCGACTACGAAGTCGCGATCATCGGCGCCGGGCTGGGTGGCATCTGTGCGGCCATCAAGTTGCTCGAGATGGGTATCGAGGACTTCGTCATCATCGACCGGGACGAAGATTTCGGTGGCACGTGGCTGCGCAACACCTACCCCGGTGTGGGTGCCGACATCCCGACCGTCGCCTATCAGTTCACCTTCGCGCCTAAGGGGGACTGGCAGCGATTCTTCGCCACCGGCGCCGAAATACAGCAGTACGCACTGGATTTGGTCGTCGAGCACGGATTGCGCGCCCACGCGAGGTTCGGTACGTGTGTCGAACGAGAGGCATTCGACGAAGAGAGCCACCTTTGGCAGGTGCATACCGCTGACGGCGAGGTCATCTCGTCGCGGTTCCTGATCAGCGCGATAGGCGCCTACATCAACCCGCGAACGGCCCCGGACATCCCAGGGCTGGACACCTTCGCGGGTGCGATCCAGGTGCCGTCCCGCTGGCAACACGATGTGGACATGCGCGGCAAGCGGGTCGGAATTGTGGGCGTGGGAAGTTCCACCGTGCAGATAGCACCGGCCATTGCCGGCGAGGTGGAGCACCTCGACGTGTATCAGCGGACGCCGCAGTGGTACTTCCCGAAGCCAGACTTCCGGATGCCGCGCCCACTGCAGCGGCTGTTGGCAGGACGCAGGTTCGCCAACACGGTCAACGGGATTGCCTTGGCGGGCATAGAACTTGGCTTGCGGGTTCTGATCTACACTCCCAAGCCGTTGTTCCGGGTGGGCGCAGCGATCTTCGACAAGGTGGCGCTCTGGGCGTATCGCGGCTGGCTCCGGCACAAAGTGAATGATCCAGAGGTGCGCGAGCAGCTGCGGCCACGGTTCGGAGCGGGGTGTACTCGTGGCACGCTGGGGGCGGACTACCTACCGACCTTCAACCGGCCGAACGTGACATTGGTATCGAATGGTATCGAGCGGATCACTCCGACGGGCATCGTCGACAAGGCGGGTGTTGAACGCCCCGTTGACATTCTGGTGCTGGCCACCGGATACGAGATGTTCTCCGATCCCGAAACCTACCGGGTGGGAACCGTATTGGGCACCAAGGGATTCGACCTCGCCGAGTTCTACCGTGACAACGGGCTACAGGCGTATCAAAGCACGTCGGTGCCGGGTCTTCCGAACCGTTTCATGCTGGTGGGTCCGTACTCCTGGACCGGCACCAGCTTCCACTACATCCTGGAGAACTCGATGCGTCATATCGGGGCCGTCATCCAACTCGCTCGCGCCAAACGAGCCACCTGGGTCGAGGTCACCCAGGAGGCGCTGGACGACTTCCAGACAAGCATCGCTCGCAGTGGCGCCAACTTGAATCGGTACTTCACGGTGAACTGCGCGGGGTCCAACAGCTATTTCATCAACTCGCAGGGTGACACCCCCTATGTGCGTCCGTGGACGGTCCTGCAGTCCTACCGACGTAGTGTCCAATTCCCTTCGGGGGCTTATGAATTCAGACGGATTAACAGCCCTGTGAAGGAGATCGAACATGCGGTTTGA
- a CDS encoding class I SAM-dependent methyltransferase, whose amino-acid sequence MGNQPDPTLAETFVDPTRITHSPTREHGYLDVLGPEDDEPVSLANRFMQSRLLAAIYERAWRPMFTRGFSYGGKSTLKAHTALMGEIAGRGDLKILDVACGPGLYTRELAAQLGDDGACIGLDLSGPMLRRAVRDNSAEHIDYIRGSAHALPFADATFDTVVCLAALYLIPNPEQAVRELCRVAGPAGQIVIFTSLRTPAASLPGVTGAMRIGGFRAFGREEVTGWLRAQGWTDIDQTLTGQGQFIRARREAALRIAT is encoded by the coding sequence GTGGGCAACCAGCCAGATCCGACGCTCGCCGAGACGTTCGTGGATCCCACCCGGATCACACACTCCCCCACGCGCGAGCACGGCTATCTCGACGTGCTCGGCCCCGAGGACGACGAGCCGGTGTCCCTGGCCAACCGGTTCATGCAGAGCCGGCTGCTGGCGGCGATCTACGAGCGCGCCTGGCGGCCGATGTTCACCCGTGGATTCAGTTATGGCGGCAAGAGCACCCTCAAGGCCCACACCGCATTGATGGGCGAGATCGCCGGGCGCGGCGATCTGAAGATCCTCGATGTCGCATGCGGTCCCGGTCTGTACACCCGCGAACTCGCCGCACAGCTCGGGGACGATGGCGCGTGTATCGGCCTGGACCTGTCAGGCCCCATGCTGCGGCGGGCAGTGCGCGACAACTCGGCCGAACACATCGACTACATCCGTGGGAGCGCCCACGCACTTCCCTTCGCCGACGCGACATTTGACACCGTGGTGTGCCTCGCCGCGCTCTACCTCATCCCGAATCCTGAACAGGCCGTGCGAGAACTGTGCCGAGTCGCGGGACCAGCCGGCCAGATCGTGATCTTCACATCTCTGCGCACCCCGGCGGCATCGCTACCGGGCGTTACCGGAGCCATGCGCATCGGCGGCTTCCGCGCGTTCGGTCGCGAAGAAGTCACCGGCTGGCTACGTGCTCAGGGGTGGACCGATATCGACCAAACACTCACCGGCCAGGGACAATTCATCCGCGCCCGCCGTGAGGCCGCGCTGCGCATCGCGACCTGA
- a CDS encoding SDR family oxidoreductase — protein MTLTTERADGVTNDVVTEHVVRNGDIDVAYFIQGNPDGETLLLVHGWPDSHHLWDGVTPLLRDRFRVVAIDNRGAGKSTNPKSFRDFRLAEMASDYVAVADTVSPDKPVHVLGHDWGSVAMWEAICNPDLEHRFSSFTSVSGPSAHHMSRWVRSRLGSPTPKNVALALGQIGSLLYMFGSMTPVIPNVLLKLTMNENRWRAGLSVAEGAPVEQIHLGPTFMSDITRTLRVYRANALPAMLHPQDRHTGVPVQVIVGTRDPAVRQSNYDDELKWNQRTWRRVVDGGHWLPFSHPNVLATAAVELIDAVSGKEPDRALRRAEMGKSRKPFEDQLVVITGGGSGIGRETALEFARQGAEVVLSDVNLDGANETVTLIEEAGGVAHAYRLNVADEDAVNAHAEEVVKRHGVPDVLVNNAGVGAAGGFLDTPSEEFRRVIEINLFGVVNGSRAFGAKMAERGLGGHIVNLSSMAAYSPQKAFTAYSTSKSAVFMFSDCLRADLAANNIGVTTICPGVVHTNIVANTKISGVDAEEEARMQQAGDKAYAMRRYGPEKVARQIVNAVRKNKQVVPVTPEARLQYLNNRLAPGLTRYFASKAGMTDLIKLVPNKK, from the coding sequence ATGACTCTCACGACAGAGCGCGCCGACGGAGTGACGAACGACGTCGTCACCGAGCACGTGGTGCGCAACGGGGATATCGACGTCGCGTACTTCATTCAGGGCAACCCTGATGGGGAAACCTTGCTGCTGGTGCACGGATGGCCCGATTCGCATCATCTCTGGGACGGTGTCACGCCGCTGCTCAGGGACCGCTTCCGGGTGGTTGCCATTGACAATCGCGGTGCGGGAAAGAGCACCAACCCCAAGAGCTTCCGTGACTTCCGGCTCGCCGAGATGGCCAGCGACTACGTCGCGGTCGCGGATACGGTAAGTCCCGACAAGCCCGTCCATGTCCTGGGCCACGACTGGGGCAGTGTCGCGATGTGGGAAGCCATTTGCAATCCCGACCTGGAACACCGGTTCTCCTCGTTCACCTCCGTGTCCGGACCCTCTGCGCATCACATGAGCCGGTGGGTGCGCTCGCGACTCGGCAGTCCCACTCCGAAGAATGTGGCGCTTGCCCTCGGGCAGATTGGCTCGTTGCTGTACATGTTCGGATCCATGACCCCCGTCATTCCCAATGTTCTGCTCAAGCTCACCATGAACGAAAACCGTTGGCGTGCTGGACTGTCCGTCGCCGAAGGTGCACCTGTCGAGCAAATTCACCTCGGGCCGACGTTCATGAGCGATATCACCAGGACATTGCGTGTCTACCGGGCCAACGCGCTACCGGCGATGCTGCACCCGCAGGACCGGCACACCGGTGTGCCCGTCCAGGTGATTGTCGGCACCCGTGATCCCGCGGTGCGTCAGTCGAACTACGACGACGAGCTCAAATGGAACCAGCGGACATGGCGGCGGGTAGTCGACGGTGGCCATTGGCTGCCGTTCTCGCACCCGAATGTGCTCGCCACGGCGGCTGTCGAACTCATCGACGCGGTATCGGGCAAGGAGCCCGACCGCGCATTACGAAGGGCAGAAATGGGTAAGAGCCGCAAGCCGTTCGAAGACCAGCTGGTGGTCATCACCGGAGGGGGCAGTGGTATCGGCAGGGAGACCGCCCTCGAATTCGCCCGACAGGGTGCCGAGGTGGTGCTCTCGGACGTGAACCTCGACGGTGCCAACGAGACCGTCACGCTCATCGAAGAGGCCGGCGGTGTGGCGCACGCCTACCGGCTCAATGTCGCGGACGAGGATGCTGTCAACGCGCACGCGGAGGAGGTAGTCAAGCGGCACGGTGTGCCCGACGTCCTGGTAAACAATGCCGGAGTCGGTGCCGCGGGCGGCTTCCTCGACACACCCTCGGAGGAGTTCCGCCGTGTTATCGAGATCAACCTGTTCGGAGTGGTGAACGGCAGCCGGGCGTTTGGCGCGAAGATGGCCGAACGCGGACTCGGCGGGCACATCGTCAACCTTTCCAGCATGGCTGCCTACAGCCCGCAGAAGGCCTTCACCGCGTACTCAACGAGCAAGTCCGCTGTGTTCATGTTCTCGGATTGCCTGCGCGCCGACCTCGCCGCGAACAATATCGGTGTCACCACCATCTGCCCCGGCGTGGTACACACCAATATTGTTGCCAACACCAAGATTTCGGGCGTGGATGCCGAAGAAGAGGCGCGGATGCAACAGGCTGGTGACAAGGCCTACGCGATGCGTCGCTACGGCCCCGAGAAGGTGGCGCGCCAGATCGTGAACGCGGTACGTAAGAACAAGCAGGTTGTGCCCGTGACACCCGAGGCCCGGCTGCAGTATCTCAACAACCGGCTGGCGCCGGGCCTTACCCGCTACTTCGCGTCCAAGGCGGGTATGACCGACCTCATCAAGCTGGTGCCCAACAAGAAGTAG
- a CDS encoding PDR/VanB family oxidoreductase: protein MKVLDVVGPPAVAALGKTLPAVLRLSPLLGPVRQPTWVNRSLNLVVRERSVVAADQDVVAFTLAAVAGGELPRWRPGAHLDVTLPSGAVRQYSLCGDPSDRYRYRIAVRRIPEGKGGSIELHDVVRVGDVLGVKGPRNAFPLATTGHLNAGVRQFHFVAGGIGITPILPMLAAATERGLPWTMTYAGRSKESIPFRDELARYGERITIRTDDEDGMPTAADLLPPLHPDLAVYCCGPGPMLKVIRDAVAEYPGAELHFERFSAPPIENGVPFQVQLGGGGPVLDVGPQNSALDAVLAARPGTPYSCRQGFCGTCKVKVLAGNPDHRDTLLTETQRAEGQMLLCVSRADGGRLVLDI, encoded by the coding sequence ATGAAGGTTCTTGATGTCGTGGGGCCGCCCGCCGTCGCGGCATTGGGTAAGACGCTGCCCGCCGTGCTGCGGCTGAGCCCGCTGTTGGGCCCCGTGCGTCAACCCACATGGGTGAACCGCTCACTGAATCTGGTTGTCCGGGAACGTTCGGTAGTCGCCGCCGACCAGGACGTGGTGGCTTTCACGCTGGCCGCCGTGGCTGGAGGAGAACTGCCGAGGTGGCGGCCGGGCGCACATCTGGATGTCACCTTGCCTTCGGGGGCTGTGCGTCAGTACTCGTTATGCGGCGACCCGAGTGACCGGTACCGGTACCGGATAGCGGTCCGACGCATACCCGAAGGCAAGGGGGGATCAATCGAGCTGCACGACGTGGTGCGCGTCGGTGACGTGCTCGGCGTCAAGGGGCCGCGAAACGCCTTCCCGCTGGCCACTACCGGTCACCTGAACGCCGGGGTCCGCCAGTTCCATTTCGTAGCAGGCGGCATCGGCATCACACCGATTCTGCCCATGCTGGCGGCCGCCACAGAGCGTGGGCTGCCCTGGACGATGACCTACGCCGGGCGGAGTAAGGAGTCCATACCGTTCCGCGACGAGCTCGCCCGATACGGCGAGCGGATCACCATCCGTACCGACGACGAGGACGGGATGCCGACGGCGGCCGATCTGCTGCCGCCATTGCATCCCGATCTGGCGGTGTATTGCTGCGGTCCCGGCCCCATGCTGAAGGTGATTCGCGATGCGGTCGCTGAGTACCCGGGCGCAGAACTGCATTTCGAGCGATTCTCGGCTCCGCCGATCGAGAATGGGGTGCCATTCCAGGTGCAGCTGGGCGGGGGCGGCCCGGTGCTGGATGTCGGGCCGCAGAACAGTGCACTGGATGCGGTTCTCGCGGCCCGGCCCGGCACACCGTACTCGTGCAGGCAGGGCTTCTGCGGCACCTGCAAAGTCAAGGTGCTCGCGGGGAACCCCGATCATCGCGACACCCTCTTGACCGAAACTCAGCGCGCCGAAGGCCAGATGCTCTTATGTGTGTCTCGTGCCGACGGCGGGCGACTGGTACTGGACATCTAA
- a CDS encoding metal-dependent hydrolase — MNDTSDIGDVALHARNVTFDFSNSPLQWIPEEPVASHALSALNFMLPAGELFFVEVFGRALPHIKDDKLREEVIGFIGQEQLHSDTHDKALLQYFGQHGIDAQPLHDLTDRVLDTFKQQLDRLPAKVRYRVMVEGIAIIAGIEHLTATAGDWLLNFDFESYGADPVITDMFRWHGAEEVEHRSVAWDLARHLGVGRPRMLAYFIGSCATIPVGLVVLSWLLARADPDLPKVSLARWLRETNRAMKRGATLKWSVLGEGFRSFLRPGFTPESIGDTAQAVAYLAKSPAAKAAAAA, encoded by the coding sequence ATGAACGACACATCAGACATCGGCGACGTGGCGCTGCATGCCCGTAACGTCACGTTCGATTTCTCGAACTCCCCGTTGCAATGGATCCCGGAAGAGCCGGTGGCCTCACACGCACTGTCCGCGCTCAACTTCATGTTGCCTGCCGGCGAGCTGTTCTTTGTCGAGGTGTTCGGCCGGGCGCTGCCGCATATCAAGGATGACAAGCTGCGTGAAGAGGTCATCGGTTTTATCGGTCAGGAGCAGCTGCACTCCGACACACACGACAAAGCGCTGCTGCAGTACTTCGGGCAGCACGGTATCGATGCACAGCCGCTGCACGACCTGACCGACCGCGTGCTCGACACCTTCAAACAGCAGTTGGATCGGCTTCCGGCGAAGGTGCGATATCGCGTGATGGTGGAAGGCATCGCCATCATTGCGGGCATCGAGCACCTCACCGCCACCGCGGGAGACTGGCTACTCAACTTCGACTTCGAGAGTTACGGTGCGGACCCGGTGATCACCGACATGTTCCGCTGGCACGGTGCGGAGGAAGTCGAACACCGCAGTGTGGCTTGGGATCTTGCTCGGCATCTTGGGGTCGGACGCCCCCGGATGCTGGCGTATTTCATCGGCTCCTGTGCGACAATCCCCGTGGGTCTCGTTGTGCTCAGCTGGCTGCTGGCACGTGCCGATCCGGACCTGCCGAAGGTGAGCCTGGCGCGGTGGCTACGCGAGACGAACCGGGCGATGAAGCGCGGGGCCACGCTGAAATGGAGTGTCCTGGGGGAGGGGTTCCGGAGCTTTCTGCGGCCCGGATTCACTCCGGAATCGATCGGGGACACCGCACAGGCGGTCGCGTATCTTGCCAAGTCTCCGGCGGCCAAAGCCGCGGCCGCGGCATGA
- a CDS encoding SDR family NAD(P)-dependent oxidoreductase produces the protein MKLNKLEPQLVVVTGAGSGIGRATAIRFAKHGAHVVVSDMNLDSAQATTAMIRADGNTASAVQLDVTDPVQWETFARDVLADHGVADVLVNNAGIALGGAFLKLSPADWDRLLSVNLMGVVHGCRVFGEQMVERGSGHIVNIASAAAFTPTPVMAPYSVSKAGVKMLTECLRLELGPKGVGVSAICPGFINTNIGINGITVGVDQAMVDRGKEIMLRVQEFAASLPFSPMSPDLVARAVLRAVKYDLAVVPVRTEAWLGYVLGRVAPGINRRTTQAFSIERAERWGAWALGKLDDLNLLPRQGGVEEARKPTAARR, from the coding sequence GTGAAACTCAACAAACTCGAGCCCCAGCTGGTGGTGGTGACCGGTGCAGGCAGCGGAATCGGCCGGGCCACCGCCATTCGATTCGCCAAACACGGTGCCCACGTAGTCGTTTCCGATATGAATCTTGACTCTGCTCAAGCCACCACGGCCATGATCCGGGCCGACGGCAACACGGCATCGGCGGTGCAGTTGGACGTTACCGATCCGGTTCAGTGGGAAACATTCGCGCGGGATGTACTCGCCGACCACGGCGTGGCCGACGTGCTGGTGAACAACGCCGGAATCGCCTTGGGCGGAGCATTTCTCAAACTCAGCCCAGCCGACTGGGACCGGTTGCTCTCGGTGAATCTCATGGGGGTGGTGCATGGGTGCCGGGTCTTCGGCGAGCAGATGGTCGAACGCGGCAGCGGGCATATCGTCAACATCGCCTCGGCAGCGGCCTTCACGCCCACGCCGGTGATGGCTCCATACTCGGTGTCCAAGGCTGGGGTGAAGATGCTCACCGAATGTCTTCGCCTGGAACTTGGTCCGAAAGGCGTTGGTGTCAGCGCAATTTGCCCAGGATTCATCAACACCAATATCGGAATCAACGGGATAACTGTGGGCGTGGACCAAGCCATGGTCGATCGGGGTAAGGAAATCATGCTCCGCGTGCAGGAGTTCGCGGCCAGCCTGCCGTTTTCCCCGATGAGCCCCGACCTGGTGGCGCGCGCCGTTCTGCGCGCGGTGAAGTACGACCTTGCGGTGGTGCCGGTGCGCACCGAGGCATGGCTCGGGTATGTCCTGGGTCGAGTGGCGCCGGGAATCAACCGCCGTACCACCCAGGCGTTCTCGATCGAGCGAGCCGAGCGATGGGGAGCCTGGGCGCTGGGCAAGCTGGATGATCTGAATCTGCTTCCGCGCCAAGGTGGCGTCGAGGAGGCTCGAAAGCCCACGGCAGCAAGGAGGTAG
- a CDS encoding SDR family NAD(P)-dependent oxidoreductase: MRNNPLEPRLVVVTGAGSGIGRATAIRFAKRGAYVVVTDLDLDTANETVDLIHEEGRNASAVQLDVTDPAHWEDVARYVSIEHGVADVLVNNAGIVVSGPFLKLSAADWDKQLSVNLMGVVHGCRVFGEQMVARGGGHIVNIASAASYTPTAVMAPYSVSKAGVKMLTECLRLELGPKGVGVSAVCPGFINTNIGLHGTMVGVDQEIVDASQRSMQRMRDVTEKLPWAPMSPNLVARAVTRAVRLDLAVVPVKLESWLGYFLSRAFPAVNRRLMAPFGIDRFERLGERAAAKHTERQAPILVESVR; encoded by the coding sequence ATGAGAAACAATCCGCTGGAACCCCGGTTGGTGGTGGTGACCGGTGCGGGGAGCGGCATTGGGCGAGCCACCGCCATCCGATTCGCCAAACGCGGTGCTTACGTGGTGGTTACTGATCTGGATCTGGACACCGCGAATGAGACAGTGGATCTGATCCACGAGGAGGGGCGCAACGCGTCGGCTGTGCAGCTCGATGTCACCGACCCCGCTCACTGGGAGGACGTCGCCCGCTATGTATCGATCGAGCACGGCGTGGCGGACGTGCTGGTGAACAACGCTGGAATTGTGGTCAGCGGCCCGTTCCTGAAGCTGAGCGCCGCGGACTGGGACAAACAGCTGTCCGTGAATCTGATGGGTGTGGTGCACGGGTGCCGGGTCTTCGGTGAGCAGATGGTCGCGCGTGGGGGAGGCCACATCGTCAACATTGCCTCGGCGGCGTCGTACACGCCGACCGCGGTGATGGCACCGTATTCGGTGTCTAAGGCAGGGGTGAAGATGCTCACCGAATGCCTGCGGCTTGAATTGGGGCCCAAGGGTGTTGGTGTGAGCGCGGTGTGCCCCGGATTCATCAACACCAATATCGGTCTGCACGGCACCATGGTGGGCGTCGACCAGGAAATCGTTGACGCAAGCCAGCGCAGCATGCAGCGAATGCGCGATGTCACGGAGAAGCTGCCGTGGGCGCCGATGAGCCCCAACCTCGTCGCGCGGGCCGTGACCCGTGCGGTCCGTCTGGATCTCGCGGTGGTTCCGGTGAAGCTCGAATCGTGGTTGGGGTACTTTCTGTCGCGGGCGTTCCCGGCCGTGAACAGGCGACTGATGGCTCCGTTCGGTATCGACAGATTCGAGCGTCTGGGTGAGCGCGCGGCGGCCAAACACACTGAGCGTCAGGCTCCGATTCTTGTCGAGAGCGTGCGGTAG